Sequence from the Phycisphaerales bacterium genome:
CAGTTTCCGCCCGGCGTGCATGAAGAGCAGACGGTGCCCTGGAGGGCGCAGAAGCCGTGCTTGAGCCACGCCTGGCCGACCTGCTCGAAGCGGCCGTTCATCAGGCGGTACATGTTCTGGGAGATGACCGGGTGCTTGCGGCAGTCGGGATTGCTGGCGTTGGTGCAGTCAATCCACGTCAGCGGCTGGTCGCCGAGGTTGCAGGAGGTGGTGCCGACGCCCCACATGCGGCGGCCGTTGGCGACGCCCAGGTTGTTCACCACGTCGGGCAGGTCGCCCACGATGACATCGGGGCCGGCGGCAAAGGCCGGAGTGGAAACGACGAGACCCGAGAGCATGCCGAGCATGCCCACCGCCGCACGAAACTTCTTCATTGCCCATCCTTTCACGCCAAGAGCTGGTAGCGCGGGGGAACCCCGCGCGGGCCAGTCTAAAGGATCAGGCAAAGTCTGCAACCCTATCGGTGGTGCTTGGCGCAGCCGATTCCCCTATCTGGTGGGCTTATCGGCCTTAGAGCGTGGAGGCGATCTGCTCGAGCTGCATGACCCGTGCCTGGGCCTGGCGGAGCTCGGACAGGTCGCGGATGTACCAGTTGAGGGTCCCTTCCGGGCCGCGTTCGATCGAGATCGCGACCGGGACGCCGACGAGGGCGCCGGGGGCGATGATGCGGGTCTCCCATTCGCCGCCCTCGGGGCCCTCCATGAGGGCTTTGGCACGCTCCGCGAAGAGCTTGCGCTCGGGTCCGGCAATGAGTGCCGGGAGGTGCGTGCCGACCAGGGCACGGACAGGGCGGCGCAGCAGCAGGCCGAGCACCTCGTCGGCGCTGGTGATCATGCTGCCAAGGGTGGTCTGCACCTGCGACACGCGGCAGCGGGCGCGGGGGCGGGACTCGAGGGCCTGGACCTTGGCGCGCGCGGCGGTGAGCTCCTCGAGGGCCGACTTGAAGGTGATCTTCGTCTGGTTCCGGGGTGCGTGGACCACGCGGTCCTCCCGCCGCAGGTAGGCGCCGGGGCGAGAGTCGCTGTCGCGGTTCTGGATTCGATTCCTGCTGCTTTCCGTAGCCATGATTGCCTCCCCATACATCCGTGAATGAACGGGCCGAACATACGTGTCGGGGGGGCGGGGGGCAACGGGGCGCACGGCGTGCGCGTTTTCCACAGGTCAGACCGGTGGAATGAGTGACCGTTGAAGTAGTTTTTCATGCCGTCACCAAGTGTCTTCGCCGTGTGATTTCACGGGTGTTCGCGACGGATGTGGACACCTGGCCAGCGAACACCGCGGGACGCTCTTAATCCGTCTGAAGGGACGCTTATCTCGCGGGTCGAGGAACGAGCCCGGAATTTGACAAGCACCGCTCGGGTGCGCACTCCCGGCGGGGTCCCGGGGCCCCGGGGTATTTCAGCGCGGTAGGTAGTTCTCCATCGCAAGAGGTGCGGCCCACCCTCGTTTTGCATGCTGAACACGGACGCCACGGAACGGCGCTCCGGTAAGCAAGCCCGGAACAGGAACCATGACCTTCGAAGGCAGCGCGTGACTGCCCGCGGTCGTGCTCCGCGCCGGCGAAGAAAGGACGTTGGATATGTTCGGCAACCGCAAGATGCTCGGCCTGTTCGCACTCGCCGCCGTGGCCGCCACCGGCCTCGCTGCGGCACCCGCGTCGGCTGGAACGTACCGCGGCGGGCGTGACCGCTGCGAGAGCAACGTGACGGTGTACCGCACCGAGTCGTGCGCGCCCAAGGCGCGGGTCTCGGTCGGGTTCTATGGCGACAGCCGCGGCTACCGGGACGGCTGCTACGACCGGGACCGCGGCCAGAACCGCGGCTACGTCAAGCAGGTGCGCCGCGAGAAGTGGGTCACCAAGCGTGACCGCTACGACTGCCGCTGAGATGACGTGAAGCCTCAGAAGCCCCCTTTGCGCCGTGCCGCGGCTTGATGGCCGCGGCGCGGTTTTTCATTGGTGTGTGCTGGGTAGGCTCAGCGTTCGACCAGGATTTTGGAAGCCGCGCGGGTGGAGAGGGTCACGCGTCGGCCGGTCGGCGCCGTCACAACGAGGGCGTCGGCGTTGGCGTCGGTGCTTTCGATGGTGATGGGCTCGCCGGGCTTGAGGCCGCTCTCCTCGACGAAGCGCAGGAAGCTTGCGTCCTGGTCGAGGATTCGGCCGATGCGGGTGCGCATCCCGGGCCTGCACGCGCCGAGGGGGATGAGGCGGCGGTCGGCGAGGGCGCCTTTGGCGGTGGGGATGGGGTCGCCGTGGGGGTCCACATCGGGGCGGCCCAGGAACTCGTCGATGCGGTCGAGCAGGCGGTCGGACATGGCGTGCTCGAGGCGCTCGGCCTCGTCGTGCACCTCGGACCAGTCGAAGCCGAGGGTCTGCACCAGGAAAGTTTCGATGAGGCGGTGGCGGCGGAGGACGGCCAGCGCGAGACGCTCGCCCTTGGCCGTGAGGCGGATGCCGCCGTAACGCTTGGAAGTCACGAGCTTCTGCTCGGCGAGGCGTTTGATCATCGTTGTGACGGTGCCGGGGGTGACTCGGAGGTGGCGGGCGAGGTCGCCGACGGTTGCCTCACCCTCCCCCTGGAGGGCCAGAATCTGCTTGAGGTAGTCCTCGACGGTCTGGCTCGGCTGGCTGGGCACGGGGCGGGTCCTTCACGCGGGCGGGGCTTGACGGGGACGGGGCGGCGCGGCTAATCTTTGACGACTCAAACTTTGGAAGTTGGCTTGTCAAAGGATAGCGGCATGCGGGCATCCGGGCAGTTGCAGCTAGCGTTGGCGGTGGCGGCCGGGTGCGCGTCTGGCGCCGTCGCCGCGGGCGTGCTTCAAGGGGATGGGCCGGGCGGGGCGTCGCCGGCGGACAAGTCCGGGTACCACCTGTTTAACCCGACGCCGCGGGAGCAGATGCGGGAGCTGAGCACCGACCGGCCGGACACGACGGAAAGCCCGTACACGGTCGATGCGGGGCACTTCCAAGTGGAGTTGTCGTTCGTTGACCTGTCCTTCGACGACACCGACAGCGTGGAAACGCGGGCGGTGTCGGTCGCGCCGATGCTGCTGAAGGTTGGATTGACGAACGATATTGACCTTGCCCTGGGGCTGGACCCGTACACGCGCGTGCGCACCGAGGATGGCGCCGCGGAGGAGACGGTGGAAGGGTTCGGCGACACGGTCCTTCGGCTCAAGGCAAACCTGTGGGGCAACGACGGCGGGGACACGGCGCTGGCGCTGATGCCCTTTGTCAAGTTCCCGACCGCGAGCGATGGCCTTGGGAACGATCACGTTGAGGGCGGGCTGATCATCCCGTTCGGGATGTCGCTGCCTAACGAGTTCTCGATGGGTCTGATGGCCGAGTTCGACCTTATCCGCGACGCGGCGGACGAGGGGTACGTGGTGGACTTCGTGCATACCGCCACCATCGGGCGGCCGCTGGTGGGCGAGCTCTCGGGGTACGTTGAGTACGCGGGTTTCTACAACTTGAACGCCGATGAGGATTACCGCGGGTACTTCGACGCGGGGCTGACGTACGCCGTGACGGACGACCTGCAACTCGACACGGGCATCCGCGTGGGGCTGACGGAGGCGGCGGAGGACTTCGGCGTGTTCGCCGGGATTGCGTGGAGGTACTGATTATGCAGGCCATGTTTGCTGCTGTTTCGTCGAGGCTGACGTCGGTGTTGATGGTTCTGCTCGCGTGCGTGACTCTGGCCTTGAGCGGCTGCAAGGAGACCGCGAGCACCGCGGCCGTGGCGCCCAAGGCGGGCGCGAGCGGCGGGCCCAAGGTCGTCGCGACCACGGGCATGATCGCGGATGTGGCACGCACCATCGGGGCGGGTCGGGCGCAGGTGACGGCGCTCATGGGCGAGGGCGTGGACCCGCACCTGTACAAGGCCTCGCCGGGTGATGTGCGGCTGCTGACCGACGCGGACATCATTCTGTACAACGGGCTGCACCTGGAGGGGCGGATGGCGGACGTGATCACGAAGATGGCGTCGGACACGACGGTCGTCCGCGTGACGGAATCGATGGACGAGTCGCAACTGCGGTCGCCGCCGGAGTTCGAGGGGCACTACGACCCGCACGTGTGGTTCGATGTGTCGCTGTGGAGCAAGGCTGCGGAGCGGACGCGGGATGCGCTGATCGCGAAGGACGCGGCGGGCAGGGACATGTACGCCAGGAACGCCACGGCGTACCTCGAGAAACTCGCGGCGCTGCACGAGTACGCGAAGACGACGATCGCGACGATTCCTGAGGGCAGCCGCGTGATGGTCACGGCTCACGACGCGTTCGGCTACTTCGGGAGGGCCTACGGGATCGAGGTGTTGGCGATCCAGGGGATCAGCACCGACAGCGAGGCGAGCCTGCAGGACATCAACGGGCTGGTGGACACGCTGGTGTCGCGGAAGGTGCCGGCGGTGTTCATCGAGAGCAGTGTGCCGCGGAAGACGGTGGATGCGCTGGTGGAGGGGTGCGCCGCCCGCGGTCACCAGGTGAAGGTTGGGGGCGAGCTGTTCAGTGACGCGATGGGCCCTGCGGGCACGCCCGAGGGGACGTACATCGGGATGGTGGTGCACAATGTGGACACGGTGACGGCGGCCCTCGGTGGGAGCGTACCCGCGGAGAAGCCGGGGCTGCTGCTGTCGGGGATGGTCCCTCCACCTGCGGGGAAGCGTTGAACGTGGATGGCGTCACACCAGTTCCGGCGTCGGCGGTCTCGAGTGCGGGCGATTTGCTGCCAGTAGGCACGCCGCCGGCGGTGAACACGCCGCCCTGCGTTGAGGTGCACGACGTCACGGTCGCGTACCACCGCAAGCCGGTGCTGTGGGATGTGGATGTGCTGCTGCCCTCGGCGCGCCTGATCGCGATCGTGGGACCCAACGGCGCGGGCAAGTCCACGCTCCTAAAGGCAATCCTGGGGCTGGTGCCGACCGCGAGCGGGCGAATCGAGGTGTTCGGCAAGAAGCTCAAGCAGGTGCGCTCACGCATCGGCTACGTGCCGCAACGGGAGACGGTGGACTGGGACTTCCCGGTGAGTGCGCTCGACGTGGTGCTCATGGGGCGGTACGGGCGGCTGGGGTGGATCAAGCGGCCGGGCAGGCACGACCGCGAGGTCGCGATGCACAGCCTCTCAAAGGTGGCGATGGCGGACTTCGCGCACCGGCAGATCAGCCAGCTCTCGGGCGGGCAGCAGCAGCGTGTGTTCCTGGCGCGGGCGCTGGCGCAGGAGGCGGACCTGTACTTCATGGATGAGCCTTTTGCGGGGGTGGACGCCGCGACGGAGCGGGCGATCGTGGAGGTGCTGCGCGAGCTGCGCTCGGCGGGGAAGACCGTGGTCGCGGTGCACCACGACCTCCAGACCGTGGCCGACTACTTCGACCACGTGGTGATGCTGAACATGCGGCTGGTGGCTGCGGGGCCGATTGAGACGACGTTCACGCCGCGGAACCTGCAGAACACCTACGGCGGACGGCTGACGATCCTGGACGAGACGGCGGAATCGATCCGGCGCGGGGGGCGGACGCGGTAAGACGCGCCGAGGCATGGACGAGCTGCTGCGATTACTCACCCTGCAGGATTCAAACACCCGCGTGGTGCTGCTGGGCACCTCGGTGCTGGGGGTGGCATCGGCGGTGATCGGCACGTTCGCGGTGCTGCGGCGGCGGTCGCTGGTGGGGGACGCGGTCGCCCACGCGGCGCTGCCGGGGGTGTGCGCCGCGTACTTTGCCGTCGGTGACCGCAACTTCGCGGCGTTCATGCTGGGGGCCCTGGTTTTTGGGGTCGCGGCCGCGGCGTTCGTGTCGTTCGTGCGGAGCGCGACACGGATCAAGGAGGACGCGGCGATCGCGCTGGCTATCGGCGGGTTCTTCGGCGTCGGCATCGTGCTGTCACGGATGATCCAGAACCAGCCGGGCGGCAACCGCGCGGGGATCGACAGCTTCATCTACGGCAAAGCCGCGAGCATGGTGGGGGATGACGCCCGCCTGATCCTGGTCGTGGCGGCGGCCGTGCTGGGGACGGCGGCGCTGTTTTACAAGGAGTTCAAGGCGCTGTGCTTTGACCGCGACTTCGCGGCAAGCCAGGGCTGGCCGACGCTCACGCTCGACCTGTTGCTGATGGGGCTCATCTGCACGTGCACGGTGGTGGGGCTGCCGGCGGTGGGGGTGGTGCTCATGGTGTCGCTGCTGGTCATTCCGCCGGTGGCGGCACGGTTCTGGACCAATCGGCTGAGCACGATGCTGCTGATCGCGGCGGTGCTGGGCGGAGTCTCGGGGGTGCTAGGGACCGCGCTGAGCGCGACGCTTCCGGTGCCGGAAGATGTGCCCAGCCGTGGTTGGCCCACGGGTCCGCTGATCACGCTGGTGGCGACGGCGATCTTCGTGGTATCGCTGCTGCTGGCGCCGCGGCGCGGGCTGGTGGGGGACCTTGTGCGCCGGGTGTCGCTGCGGCGGCGGGTCGCCGAGCAGAACCTGTTGAGGGCTGTGTACGAGCACCTCGAAGACTTGGGCGAGCTTGGCACTGAGTGGAGCGCGTCGCAGCTCGATGTGAGCGCGGAGGCGTTGCCGCGGATGGTGCGGCGGGGACTCGTGGCGCGCGCTGGCGCGGGCGCGTTCAGACTGACCGATGGTGGGCAGGCGGAGGCAGCGAAGGTGGTGCGGGCGCACCGGTTGTGGGAGCTATTCCTGATCCAGCAGGCGGACATCGCGCCGGATCATGTGGATCGCGACGCCGACCAGATCGAGCACGTGCTGTCGCCGGAGGTGCTGGCGCACCTGGAGGAGCGGCTGCACGCGATGGGGCGGCTGCCGGGCGGCGTGCCGCGTTCGCCGCACCCGATCCACGCGGGGGGCACGGCGTGAGTGCGCTGTTCACCATCGCGGGGTACGAGGTACGGGCGACGGACGTGTGGATCGTCGCTACGGCCGCGGCGTCGTCGGTCGCGTGCGGGCTGCTGGGGTGCTACCTCGTGCTGCGGCGGATGTCGCTGCTGGGGGACGCGATCTCGCACGCGATCCTGCCGGGGCTGGCGCTGGCGTTCATCGTGACGCACAGCCGCGAGCCGCTGCCGATGCTGATGGGGGCGCTGGTGGTGGGGGTGGCGACGGCGGTGACGTCGGCGGGGCTCTCGCGGTGGGGGAAGGTGCCCGAGGACGCGGCCATGGGTGTCGTGTTCACGGCGCTGTTCGCCGTGGGCGTGATCCTGATCACCTTCCACGCGCACAAGGTGGACCTGGACCCCGGGTGCGTGCTGTACGGGCTGCTGGAGATGGTGCCCTTCGACAGGGTGAGCGTGCTTGGGCTCGAGCTGCCGCGGTCCTTCGCGTTCCTGAGCGGGCTGCTATGCGTGCTGGTGCTGCTGATCGCGCTGTTCTTCAAGGAGCTCAAGATCGTCTCGTTCGATCCGTACCTGGCCACGACCATGGGGATCAACGCGGCGGTCGTGCACTACGCCCTGATGACCGGTGTCGCCGCTACGTGCGTGGCGTCGTTTGAAGCGGTGGGGTCGATCCTGGTAGTGGCGATGCTGGTGGCGCCGGGGGCGACGGCGCACCTGCTGACCGACCGGCTGTCGCGGATGCTGGTGATCTCCGCGGTCGTGGCGACGCTCAGCGCGGTGCTGGGGTACGTGATGTCGGTGGTGCTGAACACCTCGGTCGCGGGGTCGATCAGCACGGTGGCGTTGGGGCTGTTCGTGCTCGCGGTGGTCTTCGCGCCCAGGCACGGGTGGTTGCCGCGCCAATGGCGGCGGCTGGCGCTGGCCCTGCGGATCACGCAGGAGGATGTGCTGGGGCTGCTGTACCGCTGGCAGGAGCAGCAGGCCGCGGCCGCCAACCCGCACCCGCCGACCGTCCGCGAGGTGCTGGAGGCGACGCATTCCGGTTGGCTGGGGCGGGTTTCGCTCTTCGTGCTGGGGCGGCGGGGGCTGGTGCGGTCGAGCGCGGGGGCGCTGGCGCCCACTCAGGCGGGGATCGAAGTTGCCCGGCACGTCGTCCGCGGGCACCGTTTATGGGAGACCTACCTGGCGAAGCACCTGGCGGTGGACCCCGGTCGGGTGCACTCGCCGGCCCACAGGGCCGAGCACTACCTGACGCCGGGGATCCAGGCGAGCCTGGACCAGGACGTGGGCACCGGTCAGGACCCGCACGGGAAGCCGATCCCGCCGCGGGATTGACCGGTGAGGAGCCCAAGGCGCAAAAACGATCGCAGCAGCCCGGGGGGCTGCTGCGGAAGTGCCGAGGGGCGGACTCGAACCGCCGACCTGGGCGTTATGAATGCCCCGCTCTAACCAGCTGAGCTACCTCGGCAGAGGTGGGGGGATGATAGACCCGGTGCCCGCTGGCGAAAAGTGGTTCCGCCTGTTGAGGGTGCCGTTGAGGCGCTTCTGGGTGTCACCGAGCACCGGGCGCGGTAGGCTCAGGCGATGCTGCCCATCCCGCACACCCAGCCGGCGGTCTGGCCCCAGGGGATGCCTACCAGCCGATTGGCCGCCCACTTCCATTCGGTGCCTGCCGGCTGCCGCGTGGCCCTGATTGGGCTGCCCGATGATGAGGGGGTGCGGCTGAACAACGGGCGGCCCGGGGCGGCGGGGGGGCCGAGGGCAGTACGGCAGGCGCTCGCGGCGTACGGCGTCGCGGAGCCGGATGGCTTTAGGTGGCCGGGCGTGTTCGATGCGGGGGATGTCACGCCGGGCAAGGACATCCACGAGACGCACCAGCGGGTGACGGAGGCGA
This genomic interval carries:
- a CDS encoding metal ABC transporter ATP-binding protein, with amino-acid sequence MNTPPCVEVHDVTVAYHRKPVLWDVDVLLPSARLIAIVGPNGAGKSTLLKAILGLVPTASGRIEVFGKKLKQVRSRIGYVPQRETVDWDFPVSALDVVLMGRYGRLGWIKRPGRHDREVAMHSLSKVAMADFAHRQISQLSGGQQQRVFLARALAQEADLYFMDEPFAGVDAATERAIVEVLRELRSAGKTVVAVHHDLQTVADYFDHVVMLNMRLVAAGPIETTFTPRNLQNTYGGRLTILDETAESIRRGGRTR
- a CDS encoding metal-dependent transcriptional regulator, producing the protein MPSQPSQTVEDYLKQILALQGEGEATVGDLARHLRVTPGTVTTMIKRLAEQKLVTSKRYGGIRLTAKGERLALAVLRRHRLIETFLVQTLGFDWSEVHDEAERLEHAMSDRLLDRIDEFLGRPDVDPHGDPIPTAKGALADRRLIPLGACRPGMRTRIGRILDQDASFLRFVEESGLKPGEPITIESTDANADALVVTAPTGRRVTLSTRAASKILVER
- a CDS encoding transporter; translation: MRASGQLQLALAVAAGCASGAVAAGVLQGDGPGGASPADKSGYHLFNPTPREQMRELSTDRPDTTESPYTVDAGHFQVELSFVDLSFDDTDSVETRAVSVAPMLLKVGLTNDIDLALGLDPYTRVRTEDGAAEETVEGFGDTVLRLKANLWGNDGGDTALALMPFVKFPTASDGLGNDHVEGGLIIPFGMSLPNEFSMGLMAEFDLIRDAADEGYVVDFVHTATIGRPLVGELSGYVEYAGFYNLNADEDYRGYFDAGLTYAVTDDLQLDTGIRVGLTEAAEDFGVFAGIAWRY
- a CDS encoding metal ABC transporter permease, producing MSALFTIAGYEVRATDVWIVATAAASSVACGLLGCYLVLRRMSLLGDAISHAILPGLALAFIVTHSREPLPMLMGALVVGVATAVTSAGLSRWGKVPEDAAMGVVFTALFAVGVILITFHAHKVDLDPGCVLYGLLEMVPFDRVSVLGLELPRSFAFLSGLLCVLVLLIALFFKELKIVSFDPYLATTMGINAAVVHYALMTGVAATCVASFEAVGSILVVAMLVAPGATAHLLTDRLSRMLVISAVVATLSAVLGYVMSVVLNTSVAGSISTVALGLFVLAVVFAPRHGWLPRQWRRLALALRITQEDVLGLLYRWQEQQAAAANPHPPTVREVLEATHSGWLGRVSLFVLGRRGLVRSSAGALAPTQAGIEVARHVVRGHRLWETYLAKHLAVDPGRVHSPAHRAEHYLTPGIQASLDQDVGTGQDPHGKPIPPRD
- a CDS encoding zinc ABC transporter substrate-binding protein; the protein is MTLALSGCKETASTAAVAPKAGASGGPKVVATTGMIADVARTIGAGRAQVTALMGEGVDPHLYKASPGDVRLLTDADIILYNGLHLEGRMADVITKMASDTTVVRVTESMDESQLRSPPEFEGHYDPHVWFDVSLWSKAAERTRDALIAKDAAGRDMYARNATAYLEKLAALHEYAKTTIATIPEGSRVMVTAHDAFGYFGRAYGIEVLAIQGISTDSEASLQDINGLVDTLVSRKVPAVFIESSVPRKTVDALVEGCAARGHQVKVGGELFSDAMGPAGTPEGTYIGMVVHNVDTVTAALGGSVPAEKPGLLLSGMVPPPAGKR
- a CDS encoding iron chelate uptake ABC transporter family permease subunit — translated: MDELLRLLTLQDSNTRVVLLGTSVLGVASAVIGTFAVLRRRSLVGDAVAHAALPGVCAAYFAVGDRNFAAFMLGALVFGVAAAAFVSFVRSATRIKEDAAIALAIGGFFGVGIVLSRMIQNQPGGNRAGIDSFIYGKAASMVGDDARLILVVAAAVLGTAALFYKEFKALCFDRDFAASQGWPTLTLDLLLMGLICTCTVVGLPAVGVVLMVSLLVIPPVAARFWTNRLSTMLLIAAVLGGVSGVLGTALSATLPVPEDVPSRGWPTGPLITLVATAIFVVSLLLAPRRGLVGDLVRRVSLRRRVAEQNLLRAVYEHLEDLGELGTEWSASQLDVSAEALPRMVRRGLVARAGAGAFRLTDGGQAEAAKVVRAHRLWELFLIQQADIAPDHVDRDADQIEHVLSPEVLAHLEERLHAMGRLPGGVPRSPHPIHAGGTA